In the genome of Caulobacter flavus, the window GTGGACGCCGAAGCGATCCGCGCGGGCCTGGCGGCCTTCGGCGGCGTCAAGCGCCGCTTCACGACGACGGGCGTGGCGGGCGGCATCCGTGTGGTCGACGACTATGGCCACCACCCGGTCGAGATCGCCGCCGTGCTGAAGGCCGCCCGCGCCGTCTCGACGGGCAAGGTGATCGCCGTGGTTCAGCCGCACCGCTACACCCGCCTGCGCGACCTGATGACCGAGTTCTCCAGCTGCTTCAACGACGCCGACACCGTGGTCGTCGCCGACGTCTACACGGCCGGCGAGCAGCCGATCGAGGGCGTCGACCGCGACCACCTGGTCGAGGGTCTCAAGAAGTTCGGCCACCGCCGCGCCCTGCCGCTGGAAAGCCCGGCGGCCTTGCCGGCGCTGATCGCGGCCGAGGCGACCAGCGGCGACCTGGTGGTGCTGCTGGGGGCCGGCGACATCACGTCGTGGGCCTACGCCCTGCCGGGCCAGCTGGAAGCGCTGGCGAAGTAGCTTTCGTGGGGGAAGACCCCCTCAGTCGCTCCGCGACAGCTCCCCCAGAGGGGGAGCATCTGGAAAAACGATCCTCCCCCTCTGGGGGAGGTGGCCCGTAGGGCCGGAGGGGGCCTCGCAGCGCCATGACCTGGAAGACCAATCTCCCCGCCGTGCGCGGCAAGCTGCTGATCGACGAGGCCCTGGCCCCGTTCACCTGGTTCCGCGTCGGCGGGCCGGCCGACGTGGTGTTCCTGCCGGCCGACGAACAGGACCTGTCCGATTTCCTGAAGGCCCTGGACCCGGCCGTGCCGGTGATGGCCATCGGGGTGGGCTCCAACCTGCTGGTCCGCGACGGCGGCGTCGAGGGCGTGATCATCCGCCTGGGCAAGGGCTTCAACACGGTCGAGGCCCTTGGCGACAACCGCATCAGGGCCGGCAGCGCCGTGCCCGATGCCATCCTCGCCCGCAAGGCGGCCGAGGCCGGCATCGCCGGGCTGGAGTTCTATGCCGGCATCCCCGGCACGATCGGCGGCGCGGTGATCATGAACGCCGGCTGCTATGGCTCGGAGACGGTGAACGTCGTCAAGTCGGTGCGTGTGATGGACCGTTCGGGCGCGGCGCGCGAGCTTTCGGTGGACGAGCTTCACTACACCTACCGCCACAGCGCGCTGCAGGACGGCGACGCCGTGATCGTGCTCGATGCGGTCTATGAAGGGACCGCCGACGAGCCGGCCGCCATCAAGGCCCGCATGAGCGAGATCACCTCCCGCCGCGAGACAACCCAGCCGATCCGCGAGAAGACCGGCGGCTCGACCTTCAAGAACCCGCCGGGCCACTCGTCGTGGAAGCTGGTCGACGAGGCCGGCTGGCGCGGCAAGCACTTCTCCGCGAGCGGGAAAGAGGGTGGCGGGGCGATGTTCTCGCCGCTGCACAGCAACTTCCTGATCAACACCGGCGAGGCCACCGCGGCAGACCTGGAAGGCCTGGGCGACACCGTCCGCGCCGACGTTCTCGCCAAGACCGGCGTCCAGCTGGACTGGGAAATCAAGCGGATCGGCCGCCCCGCCTGACGGCGGACCCCCTCAGTCGGCTTTGCCGACAGCTCCCCCAGAGGGGGAGCATCTTCTTGGCGCGGCGCTCTTAGATCCCTCCGGGGGAGGTGGCCCGAAGGGCCAGAGGGGGGACGTTTTCAGCTTCCGCTGAGCTCATCAGCCGCTCCCCTCTCCGTCGCCTTCGGCGACACCTCTCCCACAGGGAGAGGGTCTCCAATTACACGTCCTTCTTCGACAGGTACTCCGGCACGTCGATCTCCTTTTCCCACCTGGCCACGGCCGTGGCGATCGACAGGTCGCAGGTGACGTTAGGCATTGTGCGGATCATGTCGAGGATGCGGTCGAAGGGCAGGATGAAGCCGACGATGATCGCCGTCTGGGCCGGGCCGACGCCGATCGTGGCCAGGACGGCGGCCAGCACGAACAGCGAACCCGACGGCACCGGCGCCACGCCCATGGCCACGATGGTGGTGGTCACCGCCACCAGGGCGTAGTCGGCCAGGGTCAGCGGCACGCCGAAGGCCTGTGCGGCGAACAGGGTCAGCATGGCGACGTACATCGCCGT includes:
- the murB gene encoding UDP-N-acetylmuramate dehydrogenase, yielding MTWKTNLPAVRGKLLIDEALAPFTWFRVGGPADVVFLPADEQDLSDFLKALDPAVPVMAIGVGSNLLVRDGGVEGVIIRLGKGFNTVEALGDNRIRAGSAVPDAILARKAAEAGIAGLEFYAGIPGTIGGAVIMNAGCYGSETVNVVKSVRVMDRSGAARELSVDELHYTYRHSALQDGDAVIVLDAVYEGTADEPAAIKARMSEITSRRETTQPIREKTGGSTFKNPPGHSSWKLVDEAGWRGKHFSASGKEGGGAMFSPLHSNFLINTGEATAADLEGLGDTVRADVLAKTGVQLDWEIKRIGRPA